The Penaeus monodon isolate SGIC_2016 chromosome 33, NSTDA_Pmon_1, whole genome shotgun sequence genome includes a window with the following:
- the LOC119594434 gene encoding ankyrin repeat domain-containing protein 49-like: MFVVAAAWSRGRGARVSITREGEEANKTSRGSDADPWPGRPVFGDVRRWREAAPSEVAAFRRSMSGSSENEEGAEAAEVLEEPERPTEWTSGWDDECNDVEDDPDPHATPEREILWACENGKQSIIENILEHHPEAINATDSDGYTPLHRAAYSDHVEIVKLLLKSGASVTAKTVDGWTALHSACRWNHYRCAVVLIEGGSDVNAVSNSGQTPLHIAATNPKAHETLQLLLMNKLMKPHIKNSVGETAEDLAIRNGPVWLSV, encoded by the exons ATGTTTGTTGTGGCGGCGGCGTGGTCGCGAGGGCGAGGGGCACGAGTGAGTAttacgagggagggagaggaggctaatAAGACAAGCAGGGGCTCCGACGCTGACCCTTGGCCCGGCCGACCCGTGTTTGGAGACGTGAGGCGATGGCGCGAGGCGGCGCCCTCTGAAGTAGCTGCCTTCAGGCGAAGCATGAGCGGGAGCAGCGAGAACGAGGAGGGCGCGGAGGCGGCCGAGGTGCTGGAGGAGCCCGAGAGGCCGACGGAGTGGACGTCGGGCTGGGACGACGAGTGCAACGACGTCGAGGACGACCCCGACCCTCATG CTACACCAGAACGCGAGATCCTTTGGGCTTGTGAGAATGGCAAACAGAGCATAATTGAAAACATCTTGGAGCATCACCCAGAGGCCATAAACGCAACCGATTCTGATGGATACACACCATTGCACAGAGCAGCCTATAGTGATCATGTTGAAATTGTTAAG TTGCTTCTTAAGTCTGGTGCCTCTGTAACAGCCAAGACCGTAGATGGTTGGACGGCACTGCACTCAGCTTGCCGATGGAATCACTACAGATGTGCTGTTGTTCTGATTGAGGGTGGAAGTGATGTCAATGCAGTGTCCAACAGTGGTCAGACGCCTCTCCATATCGCAGCAACCAACCCAAAGGCCCATGAGACTTTGCAGCTCTTGCTCATGAACAAGCTCATGAAACCGCACATAAAAAATAGTGTTGGGGAAACGGCCGAGGATCTGGCCATCAGGAATGGACCCGTATGGCTATCTGTTTGA
- the LOC119594349 gene encoding mitochondrial ribosome-associated GTPase 1-like: MAGSVVRHGLRMRETFSIVNHSVAQWFPGHMAKGLTQMQRKLKSVDCIVEVHDARIPISGRNPLFEHTLSAIKPHMLVLNKMDLADLRHRNSIIRHHAKEGIKHVIFTNCKRPESRGIKSIIPTVAEMIKNSERLLLLINALTSSAENAAPIEGFQASHQSVCEDPKVYLLDTPGVLAPKIQDVETGLKLALAATIKDHLVGEENIADYLLYRLNRNGNHSYVKYLNLQEPTDNIQQLLGFASVNNGWKRKVRTQSGIQVIPDLQLSASKFIKGFRTGAFGPMILDDVESMKS; encoded by the exons ATGGCTGGCAGTGTAGTGAGACATGGCTTACGAATGCGAGAGACTTTCAGCATAGTCAACCACAGTGTGGCACAATGGTTCCCTGGACACATGGCCAAAGGGCTCACCCAGATGCAGAGGAAACTGAAGAGCGTCGACTGCATTGTGGAAGTTCACGACGCGCGGATTCCCATCTCGGGGAGAAACCCTCTGTTTGAGCACACCCTCTCGGCCATAAAACCCCACATGTTAGTCCTCAACAAAATGGATCTGGCTGACTTGAGGCACAGGAACAGCATAATCAGACATCATGCCAAGGAGGGCATCAAACACGTTATTTTCACCAACTGCAAGCGGCCTGAGAGTCGTGGGATCAAAAGCATTATCCCAACTGTTGCAGAGATGATCAAGAACTCGGAGCGTTTAC TCCTCCTCATCAACGCTCTGACTAGCTCTGCGGAAAATGCAGCACCAATTGAGGGCTTCCAGGCATCACACCAGAGT GTTTGCGAAGATCCGAAAGTGTACCTCCTGGACACCCCAGgagtcttggcccccaaaatcCAGGATGTGGAGACAGGACTCAAGCTAGCTCTTGCAGCTACCATTAAGGATCACCTTGTTGGAGAGGAGAACATCGCCGACTATCTCCTCTACAG GCTGAATAGAAATGGGAATCATTCGTACGTCAAATATCTAAACCTCCAGGAACCCACAGACAACATTCAGCAGCTCTTAGGGTTTGCGTCTGTAAA taatggctggaaaaggaaagtgagaacCCAGAGCGGCATCCAAGTCATTCCAGACCTGCAGCTCAGCGCGTCAAAGTTTATAAAGGGTTTCCGCACCGGCGCTTTTGGCCCAATGATCCTGGATGACGTGGAGAGCATGAAGAGTTGA